The Streptomyces sp. 135 sequence GAAGGTGCTGTCCCTGGACGAGCTCCTCGAAGTCTCCGACTTCATCACCGTGCACCTCCCCAAGACGCCCGAGACCCTCGGTCTCATCGGCGACGAGGCGCTGCACAAGGTCAAGCCGACCGTCCGCATCGTCAACGCCGCGCGCGGCGGGATCGTCGACGAGGAGGCGCTGTACTCCGCCCTCAAGGAGGGCCGCGTCGCGGGCGCCGGTCTGGACGTGTACGCGAAGGAGCCCTGCACGGACTCCCCGCTCTTCCAGTTCGACCAGGTCGTCTGCACCCCGCACCTCGGCGCCTCCACGGACGAGGCGCAGGAGAAGGCGGGCATCGCCGTCGCCAAGTCGGTGCGTCTCGCCCTCGCCGGTGAGCTCGTGCCCGACGCGGTGAACGTCCAGGGTGGCGTCATCGCCGAGGACGTCCGCCCCGGCCTGCCGCTCGCCGAGAAGCTCGGCCGCATCTTCACCGCCCTCGCGAGCGAGGTCGCGGCCCGCCTCGACGTCGAGGTGTACGGCGAGATCACCCAGCACGACGTCAAGGTGCTCGAACTCTCCGCGCTGAAGGGCGTGTTCGAGGACGTCGTCGACGAGACCGTCTCCTACGTGAACGCGCCGCTGTTCGCCCAGGAGCGCGGCGTCGAGGTCCGCCTCACCACCAGCTCCGAGTCGCCCGACCACCGCAACGTGGTCACGGTGCGCGGCACGCTCGCCGACGGCGAGGAGATCGCCGTCTCCGGCACCCTGGCCGGGCCGAAGCACCTCCAGAAGATCGTCGCCATCGGTGAGTACGACGTCGACCTGGCGCTCGCCGAGCACATGGTCGTCCTGCGGTACGCCGACCGCCCCGGCGTCGTCGGCACCGTCGGCCGCGTCCTCGGCGAGGCGGGCATCAACATCGCCGGCATGCAGGTCGCGCGCGCCGATGTGGGCGGCGAGGCCCTCGCGGTCCTCACCGTCGACGACACGGTCCCGCAGTCGGTCCTGACCGAGCTGGCCGCCGAGATCGGCGCGGAGTCCGCGCGCGCGGTGAACCTCACGGACTAGGGGTTAGGGGCCCTGGAGCTTCGGGCCCCGTCATCACCGGCTTCGCCGAGTTCGTCCTCAGACGCCGGACGGGCTGGATGTGCCGGACGGGCTGGACGTGCCGGACGGGCTGGATGTGCCGGGCGGGCCGGGGGATATTTCCCCGGCTCGTCCGGCTTTTTTCGTGCGCAACGCCCCCGCCGCCACGGTCGCCGCCGCCAGCAGGATCACCGCGCCGGTCAGCGCCGCGGCGTGCATGCCGTTGGTGAACGCCTCGCGCGCCGTCGTCAGGAGCGTGTCCGCCGCCCGCCCCGGCAGGTGGTGGGCGGCGGACACCGCGCCGCCGAGCGTCTCGCGGGCCTCGGCCGGTGCGGAGCCGGGAATGGCGTCGCGGTAGACCGCGTTGCCGATGGAGCCGAGAAGCGCCATGCCCATCGCGCCGCCGAACTCCTGTCCGGTCTCCAGGAGTGACGAGGCGGAGCCCGCCTTCTCGACCGGGGCGGCGCCGAGCGCCAGGTCGGTCAGTTGCGAGCCGACGACGACCGAGCCGCAGGCCATGACGCCCGCGCCGGCGAGGACCACCCACAGGGAGTCGGTGCCGGCCAGGGCGAGCAGACCGCAGCCACCGGCGGCGACGACGAAACCGGCGGCCACGACGTGCGCACGGTCCACGCCGCGCCGCACCAGCGCGGTGGCGACGGGCGCCGCGAAGCCGATCGGCACCGAGGGCAGCAGCGCCCAGAGCGCGGCCTCGACGGCGCTCTTGCCGAGGACGGACTGGAGGTACTGGGTGGTGAAGTACGTCGAGCCCATCACCGCCAGGGCCGAGACGAGGTTCAGCGAGACGGCGGCGCCGAACGTACGGCCGCGCCCGCGGAAGAGGTCCGGCGAGATCATCGGCGAGGCGGTGGTGCGCTGGCGGTGGACGAACAGGGCGGCGAAGACCAGGCCCACGGCCACCGAGGCGACGTACTCGGTCCGGATGCCCTCGGCGGCCGTCTCCTTCAGGCCCCAGACCAGCGGCAGTACCGCGGCCATCGACAGTGGCACGCTCAGCAGGTCGAAGCGGCCCGGCGCCGGGTCCTTGGACTCCGGGATCAGCAGGGGCGCGAGGAGCAGGAGCACGACCATCGCGGGCAGGTTGACCAGGAAGACCGAGCCCCACCAGAAGTACTCGACGAGGACGCCGCTCATCACCGAGCCGAGCGCGATACCGGCGATCAGGACGCCGGACCAGATGCCGATCGCCGTCGCGCGCTGACCCGCGTCGTGGAACATGGCGCGCACCAGCGCCATGGTGGACGGCATCAGGGTGGCGCCGCCGATGCCGAGCACCGCGCGGGCCGCGATCAGCGTCTCGGCACTGTCGGCGTACGCGGCGACGACCGAGGCGGCGCCGAAGGCCGTGGCCCCGAACAGCAGGAGCCTGCGGCGGCCGATGCGGTCGCCGAGCGAGCCCATCGTCATCAGCAGTCCGGCGAGCACGAACGCGTAGATGTCGAAGATCCACAGCTGCTGGGTGCCGCTGGGGTCGAGGTCGGCGCTGATCTGCGGTATCGCGAAGTACAGGACGGAGACGTCCATCGAGACCAGCAGCAGCGGAAGCATCAGGACGGCGAGGGCGGTCCACTCCTTGCGGGTGGCACGGGCGGGAGCGTGCGGGTTCGTCTGCATGGCGGCGACTGTACGGATGTCTTATACGGGTGTCTAGTACGGTCGTATAAATCGGCCGTGTAAGACGCGGGTATGGGACACCTGTATGGAACGGCTTAGGCTGCCCGCATGGGACACCGTGAAGATCTGCTCGAAGGGGCCAAGCGCTGCCTGCTGGAGAAGGGGTTCGCGCGGACGACGGCCCGCGACATCGTGAAGGAGTCGGGGACGAACCTCGGGTCCATCGGCTACCACTACGGGTCGAAGGACGCGCTGCTCGCGCAGGCGTACATCGCGCTCATCGAGCCGGTGGCGGACGATTTCGAGAGTTCGCGGATCGAGGGGAGCGCGGGCAAGGGGAGTCTGGAGCGGTTCCAGGAGGTCTGGGGCCATCTCATCCGCTCGGTCCCCGAGGCGCGGCCCATCTGGATGATGACGCTGGAGGTCATCACCCAGGGCGAACGCCTGGCGGGTATCCGCGAGTTGCTGATCGAGGCGCAGAAGCAGGGGCGCAGCGGACTCGCGGCGCTGTTCACCGGCATCGAGGAGAGCGCGCTCCCCGACGACGTGCTGGAGAGCGAGGGCCGCTTCTACACCACGCTGCTCAACGGCCTGATGGTGCAGTGGCTCTTCGACCCGGACTCGGCGACCACCGCCGAGCAGCTGACCGAGGGGCTGCGGCGGGTGATGGAGCGGGCGCGGGGCGAGGCCTGAAACGGGTGCGCGCACCCGGCGGCCGGCCGAGGTGCGGCCGCGGGTGCGCGCGAGGGGAACGCCGTGTGGGCGACTACCAGTCCATGCAGGTGGCCGGGACGTAACCCCTGATGTTGTAGTCATTCGGCATGACGTACAGCTCCGAGACCACCGCAGCGGCAGTTCGTTACCCGCCCCTGTGAGTTCCGCTTGATCGTGAGCAGTGGTTCCTGCGGAAACTCCGGAATCCCCGTGTGATGCGCAACGTGCATGAAGGCTGTTCGCACGAAATCCAAGGAGGGCGTCTGCTCCTTCTTCTTCGGTTCGGCCTCTCCCGCGACAGCTGATGTGTTCGACTGTCAGGCAGCGTGGGGGTGGCACGTTCCGACTTCTCGGGGAGGCATCTGATGCAAGGTCTGACGCGGGTGCCGCTGGAGGGCGGCGGAGTGATCCTGTTCGAAGCCGGGCCGGAACTGGAACTCGGCGGGCCAGTGAAGGCGGGGCGGGTCGGGGATGCGATCCGTGAGCTGCCGCAGACACTGCAGGCCGCTCTGGTGCCGGTTCGGGAGACCGCGCGGGTGGTACTGGAGCACTTGAAAGAGGCGGGGCCGGACGAGGCCGAGGTGGAGTTCGGGGTCAATCTCTCGTCGGAGGCCGGCGCCGTCATCATCAAGAGCGGCGCAGCCGTTCACCTGAAGATCCGGTTGCTCTGGAAAAAGGATGAGCCCGCGCCCGCCGCGGGAGACGCCGGAGCATGAGGGCCGATGAAGGCCTGCCGGCAGACGGAGGCCGCAACCGCTCCGTGGGGGCCGCCCCCCACCCGACAACCCCCGGTGAGGCACCTGGGTCCATGCCGGATTCGGTGGTCCAGGTACTGGCAACGGACGGCGAGGTGGCCGGGGCGGGTTTCCTGGTTGGTGAGAGTGTCGTCGTCACCTGTGCGCATGTCGTGCGCGCGGCCGGACAGGTACCGGGCGGCCGGGTGGAACTCGCCTTCCCGCACCTGCCGAGTGCGCCGCGGGTGTGGGGTGAGGTACCAGCAGAGCAGTGGCGGAAACCGGAGGCCGAAGACATCGCCTTCGTGGAGCTGAGCAGTGTTCCCACAGGCGTACGGGCGTTACCGCTGGGGTCGGGGGCGGGGTGCCAGGGGCACAGGGTCTCCTCGTTCGGGTTCCCCGCCCAGGCGCCCCCCGGCGGCCATTTCGGCTTCGGCACGGTCGGTGATCTGTTGCCCGACAGCACCGGTACGGGCGAGCTGTTGCAGCTGACGGGGGCCAACAGCCTGACGACCGGGTTCAGCGGCGGGCCGGTCGTGGACGGGGCGACCGGGCTGGTGATCGGCATGGTTACTGCCATCACCACTCCTGACGCCCACCTGAGGGGGATGGGCATCGCGTATGCCACGCCGGTCGATGTGCTGCGCCAGGTCCGGCCCGAGCTGGCTGAGCACGAGGTGTGCCCGTACCTGGGGCTGGAGCCGTTCACCGCTGGGGACGTCGGCTGGTTCCATGGCCGCGACGCGGCGGTGGAGGAGGTCTTGGAGGCGCTTGGAGGGCATCGGCGGATGCTGATGCTGCTGGGCTCCTCCGGAGCAGGAAAGACCTCTTTGGTCAACGCAGGTGTGTTGCCCGCCCTGGCCGACGGGGCGCTCCCGGGCAGCGACCGCTGGCTGCCCGTGGTTGTTCGGCCCGGTCCGGACTTCTTCGCGGAACTGGACGGTGCGGGGTTGCCCGGCGCTGCCACCGTCGGCCTGACGGCGGCGGTCGAGGCCCGCCTCGCGGCGGAGCCCGACTTCGATCGACTGCTGCTGGTCGTCGACCAGTTCGAGGAACTTCTCACGCAGCCGGGCCCCGCATCCGGTGGCGGGGCGTCCGAAAGGCGGCAGAGCGCGGCAACTCAACTCGTGGAGCTGAGTGACTCCCCGGTCGCCGTGACCATTCTGCTGATCATGCGTAACGACTTCTATGCTCCCCTCGACGCCTTCGCCCCTCATCTCATGCGAGCCGCCTTTCCCGGACTGCTGAACGTGCCCGCGACCGTGAGCCGCCGGGAACTCGAGGCGATTGTCACCAAGCCGGCCGAGGCCGTCGGCCTGCGTATCGAGAAGGGCCTGACCGAGCGGATCATCAACGACGTTCTCGACGCCGAGTCCACGGGGCGGCAGGCACCGGTGACCCTGCTGCCGCCCTTGGAGCTCGCTCTGCGGGAGCTGTGGCGGCGCCGTGAGGACGGTCGGCTGACTCACGCCGCGTACGAGAGAACCGGCCAGGTCACCGGCAGCATGACCACGTGGTGCGATACGGCTCTCAATCAACTGCCCGCCGATCAGCGACCCATGGCGCAACGGCTCCTGACCTCGCTGGTCCGGCCCGCTGACGAGTCGGGCGGCATCCCCGCCACACGCCACCTCGTCCCTCTCAGCCGTCTGCGCTCCCTGGTGGTCGACGCCCACCGGGGAGGTCCGGACGCCGAGACCGCCTTCGAAGCAGTGCTGGCATCCCTCACCCATTACCGGATCGTCATCACCGGAGTCACCACCACCCGTGGTGAGACTGCGGGGGAACCGGCGGCCGAACTCATCCACGACGCGCTCGTCCGGGACTGGGCCGGCCTCCGTGAGTGGGTCGCCCGCGATCAGCGGTTCCACCTCTGGCTGCACCGTGTCGCCGAACATCAGATCCGCTATTCCCGCAGTGGCCTGCCAGGTGATCTTCTGGACGGTTCCCTACTGGCCGAAGGCCTGCAGTGGGTCGGACAGCGGCCGCTGCCGGCCGATGTCTCCGCGATCGTCACGGCCAGTCGGCGCCACCACCAAAGAACCATCCGTCGCACGCGGCGCATCAACGTCGCTCTCATCGTCCTGGTCGTCCTCGCACTGGTCGCCACGGGCATCGCTTTCCAGCAACAGCGCAGCGCCGCCACCGCAGAGCGGCAGGCCCTGTCCCGGCAGCTCTCCGCCCAATCGGCAAGCCTCCTCACCGAGAACGCCGATCTCGCGTTGCTGTTGGCCGTCCAGGCGTATCGCGTGAGCCCCACGGCCGAGGCGATCGCCAGCCTTCAGAGCGCATCCCAATTCCCTCTGACACGGAGTTTCGGTGTCCCCAAGGACGCCCACTCGGTGGCCTTCGACCCCCACGACGGAAACACCCTCGCGATTGCTCGCGACACCGGTGTGCAACTACGGGATGCGGCAACCGGTGAAACCTTGCGCACCTTCACCTACGGCGACACCGTTAAGTCAATTGCGTTCGACCCCAAAAACAGTCGATTCCTTGCCATTGCCGGGTCCAAGGGGGTGCAGATCAGGGACACGGTCACTGGGAAAGTTCTAAGAACCGTCGCTCGCAGCAAGAGTATCACCGCTGTAGCCGTGGATTCGAAGGGGAATGCCTTAGCCACGGGAAGCGTCGACGGCGAAGCCGAATTGTGGGACATAAGCACCGGGAGTTTTATCCGGAGATTCGACTTCTCAGAAGCTTCGTTAATCGGGACCATCGAATCTGTGGCCTTCAGCCCCAATGGGCGCACGCTTGCCGCAGGTAACGATTTGGCCTGGCTATGGGATGTCGCGACCGGAGAAGTGTTGTCGAGCGAATCTCCGGGGGAGGACTCCGAAGGGTCCGCGGCATCTGTCGCGTTCAGCCCTGACGGAAAGAAGCTCGCGACCGGACCCGGCGGAGCGGTGGGAGGGAAGGCGAAGCTGTGGGATGCCACCATCGGTCTGAGCACGGCCACCCTGGACGCCACCGGCTTCGTCTCGGTGGCGTTCAGCCCGGACGGCAGGACCGTGACCACCAGCGGCGAGAGCGGAGTCCAATTGTGGAACTCGGCAACCGGCCAGCTCCAGACCACTCTCAGCCGCACACCTTTCGGTTCCGTCACGTTCGGCCCGGACGGGCGCACTCTTGCCGCCATTGACGAAGACCGCGCCATGGTGCGGATCTGGAACACCGGCATCCACCAGGCCCGTGGCGTTCTTCCCTGTACCGAAAGCAACTGGGTGACTTTCAGCTCGACCGGGAAGACATTTGCCACCGTTCCCTCAACCCCTGCC is a genomic window containing:
- the serA gene encoding phosphoglycerate dehydrogenase, whose product is MSTAATGKPVVLIAEELSPATVDALGPDFEIRQCNGADRAELLPAIADVDAILVRSATKVDAEAIAAAKKLKVVARAGVGLDNVDVSAATKAGVMVVNAPTSNIVTAAELACGLLLATARNIPQANSALKNGEWKRSKYTGVELAEKTLGVVGLGRIGALVAQRMSAFGMKVVAYDPYVQPARAAQMGVKVLSLDELLEVSDFITVHLPKTPETLGLIGDEALHKVKPTVRIVNAARGGIVDEEALYSALKEGRVAGAGLDVYAKEPCTDSPLFQFDQVVCTPHLGASTDEAQEKAGIAVAKSVRLALAGELVPDAVNVQGGVIAEDVRPGLPLAEKLGRIFTALASEVAARLDVEVYGEITQHDVKVLELSALKGVFEDVVDETVSYVNAPLFAQERGVEVRLTTSSESPDHRNVVTVRGTLADGEEIAVSGTLAGPKHLQKIVAIGEYDVDLALAEHMVVLRYADRPGVVGTVGRVLGEAGINIAGMQVARADVGGEALAVLTVDDTVPQSVLTELAAEIGAESARAVNLTD
- a CDS encoding MFS transporter, translated to MQTNPHAPARATRKEWTALAVLMLPLLLVSMDVSVLYFAIPQISADLDPSGTQQLWIFDIYAFVLAGLLMTMGSLGDRIGRRRLLLFGATAFGAASVVAAYADSAETLIAARAVLGIGGATLMPSTMALVRAMFHDAGQRATAIGIWSGVLIAGIALGSVMSGVLVEYFWWGSVFLVNLPAMVVLLLLAPLLIPESKDPAPGRFDLLSVPLSMAAVLPLVWGLKETAAEGIRTEYVASVAVGLVFAALFVHRQRTTASPMISPDLFRGRGRTFGAAVSLNLVSALAVMGSTYFTTQYLQSVLGKSAVEAALWALLPSVPIGFAAPVATALVRRGVDRAHVVAAGFVVAAGGCGLLALAGTDSLWVVLAGAGVMACGSVVVGSQLTDLALGAAPVEKAGSASSLLETGQEFGGAMGMALLGSIGNAVYRDAIPGSAPAEARETLGGAVSAAHHLPGRAADTLLTTAREAFTNGMHAAALTGAVILLAAATVAAGALRTKKAGRAGEISPGPPGTSSPSGTSSPSGTSSPSGV
- a CDS encoding TetR/AcrR family transcriptional regulator, which produces MGHREDLLEGAKRCLLEKGFARTTARDIVKESGTNLGSIGYHYGSKDALLAQAYIALIEPVADDFESSRIEGSAGKGSLERFQEVWGHLIRSVPEARPIWMMTLEVITQGERLAGIRELLIEAQKQGRSGLAALFTGIEESALPDDVLESEGRFYTTLLNGLMVQWLFDPDSATTAEQLTEGLRRVMERARGEA
- a CDS encoding CU044_2847 family protein translates to MQGLTRVPLEGGGVILFEAGPELELGGPVKAGRVGDAIRELPQTLQAALVPVRETARVVLEHLKEAGPDEAEVEFGVNLSSEAGAVIIKSGAAVHLKIRLLWKKDEPAPAAGDAGA
- a CDS encoding trypsin-like peptidase domain-containing protein, whose amino-acid sequence is MPDSVVQVLATDGEVAGAGFLVGESVVVTCAHVVRAAGQVPGGRVELAFPHLPSAPRVWGEVPAEQWRKPEAEDIAFVELSSVPTGVRALPLGSGAGCQGHRVSSFGFPAQAPPGGHFGFGTVGDLLPDSTGTGELLQLTGANSLTTGFSGGPVVDGATGLVIGMVTAITTPDAHLRGMGIAYATPVDVLRQVRPELAEHEVCPYLGLEPFTAGDVGWFHGRDAAVEEVLEALGGHRRMLMLLGSSGAGKTSLVNAGVLPALADGALPGSDRWLPVVVRPGPDFFAELDGAGLPGAATVGLTAAVEARLAAEPDFDRLLLVVDQFEELLTQPGPASGGGASERRQSAATQLVELSDSPVAVTILLIMRNDFYAPLDAFAPHLMRAAFPGLLNVPATVSRRELEAIVTKPAEAVGLRIEKGLTERIINDVLDAESTGRQAPVTLLPPLELALRELWRRREDGRLTHAAYERTGQVTGSMTTWCDTALNQLPADQRPMAQRLLTSLVRPADESGGIPATRHLVPLSRLRSLVVDAHRGGPDAETAFEAVLASLTHYRIVITGVTTTRGETAGEPAAELIHDALVRDWAGLREWVARDQRFHLWLHRVAEHQIRYSRSGLPGDLLDGSLLAEGLQWVGQRPLPADVSAIVTASRRHHQRTIRRTRRINVALIVLVVLALVATGIAFQQQRSAATAERQALSRQLSAQSASLLTENADLALLLAVQAYRVSPTAEAIASLQSASQFPLTRSFGVPKDAHSVAFDPHDGNTLAIARDTGVQLRDAATGETLRTFTYGDTVKSIAFDPKNSRFLAIAGSKGVQIRDTVTGKVLRTVARSKSITAVAVDSKGNALATGSVDGEAELWDISTGSFIRRFDFSEASLIGTIESVAFSPNGRTLAAGNDLAWLWDVATGEVLSSESPGEDSEGSAASVAFSPDGKKLATGPGGAVGGKAKLWDATIGLSTATLDATGFVSVAFSPDGRTVTTSGESGVQLWNSATGQLQTTLSRTPFGSVTFGPDGRTLAAIDEDRAMVRIWNTGIHQARGVLPCTESNWVTFSSTGKTFATVPSTPAYSTGPSMSAVTLWEYHSEQFPKKRRCDSEGAYAGRPLGRLTPQGSPFGGSPAKFSPDGRLVATGPTYAKKEVNNEVHLWSAVSGESKKLPPGTAALAFHPKVARTLAISNSVDVRLWDLKTHKASALRGSDGETVLEFGPDGKTLATWAEGKGARIWDLGTQKAWTLAETDDETVLEFGPDGKTLATWAEGKGARIWDLGTQKAWTLAETDDETVLKFGPDGKTLATWADGKGARIWDLGTQKAWTLPETKGETDLEFGPDGKTLATWGADKGVRLWDAESRKGRALKGTSSSGSVAFHPKDSRILAVQTDRDVLLWDITIDHVWATLHDSGTTNGLFFSPDGRTLATSDSNSTPVRLWDVHLPRPAESIRKICKAVVRDLTQQEWSLYLPGQSPRPVCDS